The genomic window TGAACCCGGCGAAGCCCTCGGCGCCCATCGGCAGCTCCGGGGTGCCCTGGAAACAGAGGTAGGCGATCGCGCCGGAGTCCTTCAGGTGGTAGGCGATCTCCCGGCCCTTGAGCAGGACGTTCAGTGGTACGACCACCGCGCCCGCCTTCAGGATGCCGTAGTAGACGATCGGGAAGTACGGCAGGTTCGGGCAGGTCAGCGCCACCTTGTCGCCGGGCCGGATGCCACGCGACACGAGCAGGGCGGCCACCTGGTTCGCCGCGGCGTCCACCTGGGCGTAGGTCAGCCGCTGCGGGCCGAGCACCACGGCCGCGCGCTCCGGGTGCCGGCGGGCGCTGTCCTCCAGCAGAACGGAGAGGTTGAGCATGCGGTGGAACCCTTCTTACCGATGATCTGTGACGGTAGTCTCATCCCAACACGGGGACCCGCCCCGGGGAAGCCTCCGTTTCGGTCGTGTTTCGCGGGCCCGATTAGTTAAGTCGGGCATTTCTCATGCCGATGGCACCAGCGTGGGAATCCCGGTGCTGGACGCGGTGCACGTCGGCCGTCAGCCGATCTTCGATGCGAACGGCGACGTGGTGGCGTACGAGCTGCTCTTCCGCGGCCGGATGGACGCCGTCGAGTCGGGCCGGCAGGACACCTATGCCACCAGCACCGTCATGGTGAACGCGTTCACCGAGTTCGGCATCGCTGAAGTGGCCGGCAACCGGCCGTGTTTCATCAACCTCACCCGCGAGTTCGTGACCGGGCAGCTCCCGCTGCCGTTCGGTCCCGAACAGGTGGTCCTCGAAGTCCTGGAGACCGTCGACGTCGACGACGAGGTGATCGCCGGGATCACCGCCCTGGCCGAGGCCGGTTACAAGATCGCGCTCGACGACTTCGTCTGGGGATCCGGCCACGAACGGCTGCTCGGCCTCGCCTCCTACGTGAAACTGGACCTCCTCGACGGCGACCTGAGCCGCCTCGGTGAGATCGTCGCCGCCTGCCGCGAGCACCCCGGCATCCAGTTGGTCGCCGAACGGCTGGAGACGGCCGCCGAGGTCGCCATCGCCGACCGCTACGGCATGGAACTGCGCCAGGGGTACGCGCTGAGCCGCCCCCAGGTCCTCAGTGCCCCCAGCCTGTCCCCGTCCCGGATGCGCCGGCTGGAACTCGTCGCCGCACTGATGTCGCCCGACGTGCCGATGGACAAGGTCACCTCGATCATCGTCAGCGACCCCGCTCTGGCGCTGCGGGTGCTGCGGGTCAGCAACTCGGTCGCCGCCGGGGTGGTCAGCCGGATCTCCTCGGTCCGGCAGGCGGTCATGCTCGTCGGCCTGAACCGGATCCGCCGCTGGGCCACCCTGATGGTCGTCGACGACGCCGCCGAGGCCTCCGAGCAACAACTGCTCACCGCCCTGACCCAGGCCCGGCTGTGCGAGAACCTGGCCCCGCGGTTCCGGGCCGACCCGGGCGCGGCCTTCGTGGCCGGCCTGGTCACCGGGATGGCCGGGCTGATGAGCATGACCCCCGCCGCGATGGCCGAACAGCTGCCGCTCACCACCGAGGTGTCGGACGCGCTCACCCGCGGCACCGGCCGGCTGGGGGAGATCCTGACAGCGGTCCGGGCCTACGAGGACGGCGAATGGGGCAGCGGTGACCTGGCCGGCCTGTCCCTGGATGCGATGCGCTGGTCCACCCGCACCCTGTCCGCGGCGTCCCAGCTCACGCCCGCCTCGGCGGCGGGACGGCGCCGCAACCGCGACGCGGCCGGCTGATCCGGCGGGGTCAGGGCTTCGTCTCGGACTCGGCCGGGTCCTCGATCTCGACCTCGTCCGCGTCGAGGACCCGCCATTCGGTCTCCTCGACCGGATGGCGCCCGGTCCACCAGACGCCGAACGACGTGAGCGCCATGTTGAGCACCGCCGGGCCGATGACGAAGAGGTCGCGGGCACCGCTGTCGAAGAGCCCGTACCGGTTGTCCAGCAGACAGACGAACACCGACCACGGCAGCCCGAGCACCATCAGGGCCATGCCGACGAGCCCTGCACCGAGGTTCGGCCTCGGGTCGGTCGCTGCGGCGGCACTGGCCGGCCCGATCCACAGATAGATCAGCGGAAGCAGGACCACGGCCTGCGCCGCGACCAGCGCCCAGAGCTTCCGGCGCCGGGCGCGTCCCGCGTCGTCCTGCCACCGGCCGTCATCGGCGATGGCGTCCTGCCGCGAGTCGTGCTGCATGTCTGGCGACCCCCTGAGAGTGATCGCGTCAGCCTAGATCGTTCCAGGTCGGCGCAGGAGTACCCCCTGGTGAACAGTGTTCGAGGCGGTGACCGGCGAGATCATGAAAAATCATGCCGCCCGGCGAGCAACCGGACGGCTCAATCTCCGACCGTGACCGTGACGGTGGCCAGCAGGCCGGCCGTCAGGTCGAAACGGTCCCGGGGGACGACGGTCAGCGGGCCACCGGCGGCCGGGCACGGATCGGGGGTGCCGGCCGGCCCGGGGACGATCTCGGCGGCGATCTGTTCCGGGACGAACAGCGGGCCGGCGTAGGTGACCGCCCGGCCACCCGCCAGGATGCCTCCGACGTGGACGGAGGCGTCGATCCGGACCGCCGCGCCGTCGATCCGGCCGGGGTGGACCGTGCGGAACTCGGCGTACCCCTCGGCATCGGTGACCTGGGCGCCGCGCAGTTCCGTCGGAGGCCCGGTGGGGGCCGGATGGCGGAGGTCGACGACGGCGGCGGTGACCGGGAGGTAGGAGGCGGCGTTCAGGACCCGGATCCGGAGCATCAGCGGTACGCCGGGACGGTCCCCGGCGATGTCGCGGCGGACCAGTTCGAGGGGCAGGTCCGCGGCTGATCCGGACGGCGCGGGCGGCAGATGGGCCGGCTGTGGGCCCCGATGCGCGGGCCGGGGAACCGGCCTGCTGATGACCGGCGTTCCGCCGCTGTCCTCGATCCGCACTGCCCACCCCCGCTGTAGTTCACTTCAACGGAGTTGATCTTCGCAAGGAAAACGCCCTGAAGTGCGGTTTTGGGTGATTTGTCTGCTGTGCAAAAGACAGCTCGCCGTAACACTGCGGGCGCACACTGCCCCCCATGACATGGCTGCCGATCGCGGCGGAACACGAGGTCGGTACCCGTCCGACGGCGGTCACCGCGAACGGCGTACCGCTGGTGATCCTCCGGCCCGAACCCGGCGCCGACCCGGTCGTCTTCGCCGACCGCTGCCCGCACCGCCTGGTTCCGCTCTCCGCCGCGACCCTCGACGGCGGCCGGTTGCGCTGCGCCTACCACGGCTGGGAGTTCGACAGCTCCGGCGCCTGCGTCGCCCTGCCGTCCCAGGAGGGCGCCGCGCCGCCGCGGGCCCGGCTCAGTGGACCGGCGGTCCGGATCGACGGCGGGACGATCTACGTCGACACCGCCGGGCTCCCCGGCCCCGACCCCGGCGACCTGCTCACCAACGAGGACCCCGGGCTGCGGAAAGCCTGGCATCCGGTCGGTCTCGCCGCCGATCCGCCGGACCAGGTCCTGCTGCTGGGCCGGACCCACCGGCTGCGCGACGAACGGGTCCAAGAGCGCTGGGGCATGCTGTGGCTGGCCCCCGACGAGCCGCTGACCAGCCTGTTCGAGGACCCCGACAGTGACGACCAGGACTACGTCGGCGCCTGGCTGGAACCGGCCCGCACCCCGGTCGCCGCGGGCGTCGTCGCCGACAACTTCCTGGATGTCGCCCACTTCCCGTTCGTGCACGCCAAGACCTTCGGCGTCGCCGAGGAGAAGACCGTCGCCCGGTACGAGGTGACCACCGAGCCGTTCGGCTGCCGCAGCGTGCAGGACCAGTGGTTCGACAACCCGGAGGACCCCGGGGTGATCGCCGGGATCCGGCCGGTCCGCCAGCGCCGCCGGGCCACCTACGTCTACCGGGCACCGTTCCAGCTCATGCTCCGCCTCGAGGAACTGGACGCCGGCGCGGTCAAGACGATCCTGTTCTTCGCCCAGCCCGAATCGAACGACAGCACCCGCGTCTACACCAAGATGCTGTTCCACGGTATCGGCGGCGTCCCCGACCCGGCACCCGACGTGGTGGCCCGGGAAGTCGCGTTCGAGGAGGCCGTCCTCGCCGAGGACCTGGTGCTGCAGCACCAGATGCGGATCACCGGCCTGCCGATGCGGATGCGCGACGAACTGCACGTGCGGGCCGACCTGCTCGGCGTACACCTGCGCCGGATCCTCGCGGAGTTCCGGTCCGCGTGACCCTGAACCGGCCGTGCTCACCGCCCTGAGTGCGGCCAGCTGGACCGCCCGGCCGGAGCGCGGTCCCCGGAGTCGCGGGCGGGCGGGCGTTGCCGCGACACGCCCGCCCGCGACACCGTCAACTACCGAGGTTCCGGTACTGACGTACGGCTAGCGGTCCGAAAATCATGATCAGCGCGAGTGGCCACCCCACCGCCAGCAGCAGCGCGTGCTCGGCCGGCCACGAGTCCGAACCGATGCCCGGGTTGCCGAACAGCTCCCGGATCGCCGTCGTGGTCGCCGACACCGGATTCCACTCGGAGACCACACCCAGCCAGCCCGGCATCAGTTCCGGTGCCACGAACACATTGGAGACCGCACTCAACGGGAAAGCCAGCGGGAACACGATCGTCGCCACCGTGTCCGGGTTCTTCGCGACCATCCCGAGCGCCATCCCGACGCAGCTCAGAGCCAGCCGCAGCAGCAGGAGCAGCCCGATCCCGGCGAGCAGCCTCGGAACCCCGAGATGCCAGCGCCAGCCGACCAGCAGACCGCAGACGATCAGCACCGTCGTCTCCAGCAGTGCCCGCGCCTGATCGGTCGCCATCCGTCCGGTGATCAGCGCGGACCGGGCGATCGGCATCGACCGGAACCGGTCCACCACACCCCGGTTCAGATCGACCGCGATACTCGTCCCGGTGGCCCCGATCCCGTAGAACATGGTCATCACGAACACGCCCGGGATCAGGAACTCCCGGTAGTGCCCACCACCCGGAACCGACATCCCGCTGCCGAACACGTACCCGAAGACCAGCACGAACATGATCGGCAGCGCGAAGTAGATGACGATCTCCTCGGGCGCCCGCACCACATGCCGCAGATACCGCCCCGCCATCACCCGGCCGTCAGCGAACGCCGCCGTCATGCCGCCACCCCCACGTTGCTGGTCAGGTGCAGGAACGCCTCGTCCAAGGTGGGCCGGTGCACACCGATGTCGGCGATGGTGATCCCGGCCTCCGACAGCCCGTGCAGCACCGCGGTCAGCGCGCCCATCCGGTCGGCGACCGGCACCCGCAGCAACCGCCGATCGACGTCGACGTCCGGCGCCGCACCGGCCACCCCGGCGATCAGAGCCGCCGCGTCACCGAGCCGATCCGCCTCCCGGACCACGACTTCGAGGCGATCCGCGCCCATCGCCGACTTCAGCTCGTCCGGGGTGCCCTCGGCCACCACCCGGCCGGCGTCCACCACCGAGATCCGCCCGGCAAGCTGATCGGCCTCCTCCAGATACTGCGTGGTCAACAGCACCGTCGTCCCCTCGGCGACCAGCCCCCGCACCGCCTGCCACACCTGGTTACGGCTCCGCGGATCCAGTCCGGTGGTCGGCTCGTCCAGAAACAGCACCCGCGGGCGCCGGATCAGGCTGGCCGCCAGGTCGAGCCGCCGCCGCATGCCGCCCGAATACTCCTTCGCCGACCGGCCGGCCGCCTCGGTCAACCCGAAACGGTCCAGCAACTCGTCGGCCCGCAGCCGGGCCTCCCGCGGGCGCAGCCGGTGCAGCCGCCCGAACAGCACCAGGTTCTGCCGGCCACTGAGCAGGTCGTCGACGGCGGCGTACTGACCGGTCAGAGCGATCCGCTCGCGTACCGTCCGCGGCTCGCGCCGCACATCGGCCCCGGCCACCTCCGCCCGGCCGGCGTCGAACCCTAGCAGCGTGGACAACACCCGCACGGCAGTGGTCTTCCCGGCACCGTTCGGCCCGAGCAGGCCGTGCACGATGCCCTCCGGAACGGTCAGCTCGAACCCGTCGAGCGCGACCGCACCCCCGCGATATCTCTTGCGCAGCCCTTCGGCCACGATCGTCGATGTCATGCGGCCAGGCTGGTCACCGGCCCTGACCGGCCGCTGACCGTACGCTGACCGTGCTAGCCCTCTCGCCCTCTGTGCCCTTTGTCAGGCCAGTAGCGCCCGATTGCTGTCATGACCCGGCTCGCTGTCGCGGCCTCAGGTCGTGGCCAGGACCAGGGTCGTCGTCTCCTCCAGGGAGAGCCGTTCGCCCTCGGCCAGGGCTGCCGCGAAGCGCTCTCCGCCCAGCAGCGCCCGCGCCGCCCCGGCCACCGGCGATTCCACTCCGGCGCGCAAGCCCAGAGCGCGGACCGCGCCGAGCAGCCGGCCCGCTCGTTCCGGATCGCCGCCGGCCACCGCCAGCCCGGCCAGCCGTTCCAGAGCCTCGGCCATCACCTGGAAGCCGATCATGCCGCTGCGGACCGTGAACACCTCCCGATACCGGCCCGCCGCCGTCACCGGATCACCGGACAACTCGGCGATCCGGCCCAGCACCATCAGGATCGTCATCCGGGTGCCGTCCGCGCTGTACCAGCCGGCCGGGCAGGCGGCCAGGGCCTCCGAGCAGTACCGGAACGCCTCCGCCAGCGCGTCCCCAGCCTGTTCCCGCGCTGCTCCGGTGCTGTCGGCCGGTTCCTTCACCGGACCGCCTGGCTCGCCCGGACCGCCTGGCTCGCCCGGACCGCCTGGCTCGCCCGGACCGCCTGGCTCGCCCGGACCGCCTGGCTCGCCCGGACCGTCTGGCTCGCCCGGACCGCCTGACTCGCCCGGGTCGTCGCATGGAGAGGTCTGCTGGGCCCGGGACAGAGCTAGTGATCCCAGTCCTAGGAGCGCGGACGCGACCAGTTCCGGGGCGCCGGCCTCGCGGGCCAGTACGGCTGCCCGGGAGAAGTCGTCCGCCGCTCCGGTCAGGTCACCGGTGTCCATTCTGGCCTGGCCCCGGCCGCGCGTCAGGTCGGCCACGTCGATCGTGGAACCCAGTTCGCCCGCCAGCCGCAGCGCCTGGACCGTCGGCGGGATCGCGGCGGCCGGATCGTCGCGCCACACGGCGAGTTCGGCCAGCCCGGCCAGGGCCAGCATGGTGCCCCACCGGTCGCCGATCGCCCGGAATCCGGCCAGCGACGACCGGAACTCGGGTTCGGCCAACGCCGGGTCGGCGCCGGAGAACAGCAACACCCAGCCGCCACCGATCCCGCCCAGCGCCCGGCACCACGGATCACCCGCGATCTGTTCGCCGAGCTTCCGGTTCAGTTCGGCGACAGCGGCCGGATCACTGTCCGGCGGCCCCACCGCCATCGCCGACAGGAACAGCAGGAACGGCTGGGCAGGCGCCGCCGTCAGCGTCCGCATGTATCCGGCCCAGCGCGCCGCCGTCCCCGGCGCACTGGTGGTGCCGAGGGCCGCGGTGAAGGCGCTCACCACGTACTCCTCGGTCAGGCCCGGCGGTGGCTCCGGCCCCACGGCCCGCAACGCGAGCTCACTGAGCGCTGTCGCCTCCAGCCGCAGACCACGCAGCCACCAGTAGAAACAGAGCGCCGACACCAGCCGCAACGCGGTCCCGCCCGCGCCTTGAG from Actinoplanes derwentensis includes these protein-coding regions:
- a CDS encoding ABC transporter permease, with the protein product MTAAFADGRVMAGRYLRHVVRAPEEIVIYFALPIMFVLVFGYVFGSGMSVPGGGHYREFLIPGVFVMTMFYGIGATGTSIAVDLNRGVVDRFRSMPIARSALITGRMATDQARALLETTVLIVCGLLVGWRWHLGVPRLLAGIGLLLLLRLALSCVGMALGMVAKNPDTVATIVFPLAFPLSAVSNVFVAPELMPGWLGVVSEWNPVSATTTAIRELFGNPGIGSDSWPAEHALLLAVGWPLALIMIFGPLAVRQYRNLGS
- a CDS encoding peptidase associated/transthyretin-like domain-containing protein, with the translated sequence MRIEDSGGTPVISRPVPRPAHRGPQPAHLPPAPSGSAADLPLELVRRDIAGDRPGVPLMLRIRVLNAASYLPVTAAVVDLRHPAPTGPPTELRGAQVTDAEGYAEFRTVHPGRIDGAAVRIDASVHVGGILAGGRAVTYAGPLFVPEQIAAEIVPGPAGTPDPCPAAGGPLTVVPRDRFDLTAGLLATVTVTVGD
- a CDS encoding ATP-binding cassette domain-containing protein, translating into MTSTIVAEGLRKRYRGGAVALDGFELTVPEGIVHGLLGPNGAGKTTAVRVLSTLLGFDAGRAEVAGADVRREPRTVRERIALTGQYAAVDDLLSGRQNLVLFGRLHRLRPREARLRADELLDRFGLTEAAGRSAKEYSGGMRRRLDLAASLIRRPRVLFLDEPTTGLDPRSRNQVWQAVRGLVAEGTTVLLTTQYLEEADQLAGRISVVDAGRVVAEGTPDELKSAMGADRLEVVVREADRLGDAAALIAGVAGAAPDVDVDRRLLRVPVADRMGALTAVLHGLSEAGITIADIGVHRPTLDEAFLHLTSNVGVAA
- a CDS encoding Rieske 2Fe-2S domain-containing protein; translated protein: MTWLPIAAEHEVGTRPTAVTANGVPLVILRPEPGADPVVFADRCPHRLVPLSAATLDGGRLRCAYHGWEFDSSGACVALPSQEGAAPPRARLSGPAVRIDGGTIYVDTAGLPGPDPGDLLTNEDPGLRKAWHPVGLAADPPDQVLLLGRTHRLRDERVQERWGMLWLAPDEPLTSLFEDPDSDDQDYVGAWLEPARTPVAAGVVADNFLDVAHFPFVHAKTFGVAEEKTVARYEVTTEPFGCRSVQDQWFDNPEDPGVIAGIRPVRQRRRATYVYRAPFQLMLRLEELDAGAVKTILFFAQPESNDSTRVYTKMLFHGIGGVPDPAPDVVAREVAFEEAVLAEDLVLQHQMRITGLPMRMRDELHVRADLLGVHLRRILAEFRSA
- a CDS encoding EAL and HDOD domain-containing protein is translated as MGIPVLDAVHVGRQPIFDANGDVVAYELLFRGRMDAVESGRQDTYATSTVMVNAFTEFGIAEVAGNRPCFINLTREFVTGQLPLPFGPEQVVLEVLETVDVDDEVIAGITALAEAGYKIALDDFVWGSGHERLLGLASYVKLDLLDGDLSRLGEIVAACREHPGIQLVAERLETAAEVAIADRYGMELRQGYALSRPQVLSAPSLSPSRMRRLELVAALMSPDVPMDKVTSIIVSDPALALRVLRVSNSVAAGVVSRISSVRQAVMLVGLNRIRRWATLMVVDDAAEASEQQLLTALTQARLCENLAPRFRADPGAAFVAGLVTGMAGLMSMTPAAMAEQLPLTTEVSDALTRGTGRLGEILTAVRAYEDGEWGSGDLAGLSLDAMRWSTRTLSAASQLTPASAAGRRRNRDAAG